A window of Jannaschia sp. M317 contains these coding sequences:
- a CDS encoding NAD(P)H-quinone oxidoreductase: MVDLPHTMTAIEITAPGGPEVLRPTTRPVPHPGPGEILIAIDHAGVNRPDALQRAGAYDPPKGASDLPGLECAGTVAATGSGVSRWAAGDRVCALLPGGGYAEYATTPADHALRLPDGMSMAQAAALPETFFTVWTNVFDRGRLRAGERFLVHGGTSGIGTTAIQLARARGARVFATAGSPEKVAACTALGAEALNYRDEDFVDLLRAEGGADVILDMVGGDYLPRNLKALAEDGRLVQIAFLTGPKVAVNFAPLMMRRLTITGSTLRPQSDLAKARIAEALRAEVWPLLDAGTIAPVMDQTFPLAQAAAAHARMEAGDHIGKITLKVR, encoded by the coding sequence ATGGTCGATCTGCCGCATACCATGACCGCAATCGAGATCACCGCCCCCGGCGGCCCCGAGGTCCTGCGCCCCACCACGCGCCCCGTGCCGCACCCCGGACCGGGCGAGATCCTGATTGCCATCGACCATGCGGGCGTGAACCGGCCCGACGCCCTGCAACGGGCCGGAGCCTACGATCCGCCCAAGGGGGCCTCGGACCTGCCGGGGCTGGAATGCGCGGGCACTGTGGCGGCAACCGGATCGGGGGTCAGCCGCTGGGCCGCGGGCGACCGGGTCTGTGCCCTGCTGCCCGGCGGCGGCTATGCGGAATATGCCACGACGCCGGCCGACCATGCCCTGCGCCTGCCCGACGGGATGTCGATGGCGCAGGCGGCGGCATTGCCCGAAACCTTCTTCACGGTCTGGACCAATGTGTTCGACCGGGGCCGGTTGCGCGCGGGCGAGCGGTTTCTGGTCCACGGCGGCACCTCGGGCATCGGGACCACGGCGATACAGCTGGCGCGTGCACGCGGCGCACGCGTCTTTGCCACCGCTGGATCGCCGGAAAAGGTCGCGGCCTGCACCGCGCTCGGGGCCGAAGCGCTGAACTACCGCGACGAAGATTTCGTTGACCTCCTGCGCGCCGAGGGTGGGGCCGACGTCATCCTCGACATGGTCGGCGGCGACTACCTGCCCCGCAACCTCAAGGCGCTGGCCGAGGATGGCCGCCTCGTGCAGATCGCCTTCCTGACGGGGCCAAAGGTCGCGGTGAATTTTGCGCCCTTGATGATGCGCCGCCTGACGATCACCGGCTCGACCCTGCGGCCACAGTCGGACCTGGCCAAGGCCCGCATCGCAGAGGCGCTGCGCGCCGAGGTCTGGCCCCTGCTGGACGCGGGCACCATCGCACCCGTGATGGATCAAACCTTCCCGCTGGCCCAGGCCGCCGCCGCCCATGCCCGCATGGAAGCGGGCGACCACATCGGCAAGATCACCCTGAAGGTGCGCTGA